AAAAGGGCTTATAAACTGTGATATTAGGATTGTGTGTGGAGGAAAGAAACCACATGAGTTACCATACTTTGAGAAGAGTGTGCTGATGCTAAAGGAGGTTAAGAAGAATATTGTTATTAATGGATCTAATAATTGTGCTGAAGATACTGTATATGTGGCTATGCCTTGCAATAATATGTTAAATGAAAAATCTAACATGAGGATATTTGGAGATATTACAGAAAATTATTTTAGAGGAGATGTAAAAGATGAATAAAGGTGAAGTAATCAATTTAGTATATAAATCAGATTTGAGTAAAAGAGCTATGCTTGTTATTCTATATTTAATAAATAGAGCAGATCCCAATATGACATGTTTTCCAAGTGTAAAACGAATAGCACAAGATTGTAGTATCAGCCCAAGAACAGTCCAAAGAGCATTAAATGATATCATAGAAACAGGCTTTCTTAAAAGAGAAAGCCGTTTCCATGAAAAAGGTGGACAAAGGTCTAATTATTATACAATTTTAAAAGGTGAAGTAAAGATTAGGGAAGAGAATTTGTTCCAAGATGAAATTATTAGGGATGACAATGAGATTAAAGTAGAACAACTTCCTAAAATATCAGTATTTCAACGATTAAAGCAATCACTGGGTGTCATCTTGTCATAGGGGCTGAGTAATGTTGACGTA
The window above is part of the Vallitalea guaymasensis genome. Proteins encoded here:
- a CDS encoding helix-turn-helix domain-containing protein, translating into MNKGEVINLVYKSDLSKRAMLVILYLINRADPNMTCFPSVKRIAQDCSISPRTVQRALNDIIETGFLKRESRFHEKGGQRSNYYTILKGEVKIREENLFQDEIIRDDNEIKVEQLPKISVFQRLKQSLGVILS